A genomic stretch from Deltaproteobacteria bacterium RBG_16_64_85 includes:
- a CDS encoding outer membrane protein assembly factor BamA, translating to MTHRARASAVVAAVWVLAALFAAGALSAGFRVVTVDVQGAQRVGPETIRAAMSTKVGGEFDLARIREDVKAIYRMGYFIDVRFDAEEVPGGHRLTVIVTEKPIVSSVKIEGNKEVEAADIRQAITLKDRSLFKEEQVKESSRKILDLYQNKGFFDATVDSKVEEEADGSIRVAFRVVEGEKLKITKIRVTGNLYLSEKAVLKVMDTNEKGFFSFITDSGTFKKDVLENDIRKIEALYQNSGFLDSKVSDPEFRRGPKGLEMTIHVFEGRQYRVGNLRFSGESDLPEAELRKAIRLKRGEILNRETLLADLLALTTLQNDKGYAQALVSPIVEKRKEYPIADVTYRTERGGKFRFGKVEITGNTKTLDRIIRRDLEVKDGQIYTATGLKDSKENLARLSYFKDVKITTAPSRIPGEMDVKVDVQEGPTGTLSGGAGYSSLDKIFGVVQVNENNLFGKGWKASLSSQFGARRTVFSLDFRDPHFLDTDYSLLLSAYKVDTRYTDFHRKSTGGRAGVGYQFTKYTSASLMLRIDETRITDAGAAISQILKDEFSKGVQKTRGVSYGIVRNTTDKLFDPSKGSIGSATVEYAGGPLGGDSQFVKYFLNAKGYYPILGSTVLSGNLLWGHTISTVGGRVPIFERFFLGGPYSIRGFPSRTVSPKDSNTGELIGGNKELIANMEYIFPLFNEIGFKGVVFFDAGNAYRQGDWPWNGPQLKYSAGVGVRWYSPMGPLRFEWGWNLHPAPGENRRVAEFTIGTAF from the coding sequence TTGACGCACCGGGCAAGGGCCTCGGCCGTCGTTGCGGCGGTGTGGGTGCTTGCGGCGCTGTTTGCCGCCGGAGCCCTCTCCGCCGGTTTTCGCGTGGTGACCGTCGACGTGCAGGGGGCCCAACGGGTCGGTCCTGAAACCATCCGGGCGGCGATGAGCACCAAGGTCGGGGGGGAGTTCGACCTGGCGCGGATCCGGGAAGACGTCAAGGCGATCTACCGGATGGGATATTTCATCGACGTCAGGTTCGACGCCGAGGAGGTGCCTGGGGGGCACCGGCTCACCGTGATCGTGACGGAAAAGCCGATCGTCTCCTCGGTCAAGATCGAAGGGAACAAGGAGGTCGAGGCCGCCGACATCCGTCAGGCGATCACCCTCAAGGACCGGTCGCTTTTCAAGGAAGAGCAGGTGAAGGAGTCCTCCCGCAAGATTTTGGACCTGTATCAGAACAAGGGATTCTTCGACGCCACGGTGGACTCGAAAGTGGAGGAGGAGGCCGACGGCTCGATCCGGGTGGCTTTTCGCGTTGTGGAAGGGGAGAAGCTGAAGATCACGAAGATCCGCGTTACCGGGAATCTCTATCTCTCCGAAAAAGCTGTCCTGAAAGTGATGGACACCAACGAGAAAGGATTCTTCTCCTTCATCACCGATTCGGGAACCTTCAAGAAAGACGTCCTGGAAAACGACATCCGGAAGATCGAGGCGCTCTACCAGAACAGCGGATTCCTCGACTCGAAGGTGTCCGATCCGGAATTCCGGCGGGGCCCCAAGGGGCTCGAGATGACGATCCACGTGTTTGAAGGGCGGCAATACCGCGTGGGAAACCTGCGTTTCTCCGGCGAGAGCGATCTTCCGGAGGCGGAGCTCCGGAAAGCGATCCGGCTGAAGCGGGGAGAGATTCTCAACCGCGAGACGCTCCTGGCCGACCTCCTGGCATTGACGACGCTCCAGAACGACAAGGGGTACGCCCAGGCGCTGGTTTCCCCGATCGTGGAGAAGCGGAAGGAGTACCCGATCGCGGACGTGACCTACAGGACGGAGCGCGGCGGGAAGTTCCGGTTCGGGAAAGTGGAGATCACGGGGAACACCAAGACCCTCGACCGCATCATCCGCAGGGACCTCGAAGTCAAGGACGGCCAGATCTATACGGCGACCGGCCTGAAGGACAGCAAGGAAAACCTGGCCCGGCTCTCCTATTTCAAGGACGTCAAGATCACCACGGCTCCTTCCAGGATTCCGGGGGAGATGGACGTCAAGGTGGATGTGCAGGAGGGTCCAACGGGGACCTTGTCGGGGGGGGCTGGGTACAGTTCGCTGGACAAGATCTTCGGCGTCGTGCAGGTGAACGAGAACAACCTGTTCGGCAAGGGCTGGAAAGCGTCGCTCAGCTCGCAGTTCGGTGCGAGAAGGACGGTGTTCAGCCTGGATTTTCGAGATCCCCATTTCCTGGACACGGATTACAGCCTCCTCCTGAGCGCCTACAAGGTCGACACGAGATACACGGATTTCCATCGCAAGTCGACGGGGGGGAGGGCGGGCGTGGGGTACCAGTTCACGAAGTACACGTCCGCCAGCCTCATGCTGCGCATCGACGAAACCCGGATCACGGACGCGGGTGCGGCGATCTCCCAGATCCTGAAGGACGAGTTCAGCAAGGGGGTCCAGAAGACGCGAGGCGTTTCTTACGGCATCGTGCGGAACACGACGGACAAGCTGTTCGACCCCTCCAAGGGGTCGATCGGGTCCGCGACGGTGGAGTACGCGGGCGGGCCCCTGGGGGGGGACAGCCAGTTCGTGAAATACTTCCTGAACGCCAAGGGCTACTATCCGATCCTGGGATCGACGGTCCTGAGCGGGAACCTTCTTTGGGGGCACACGATCAGTACCGTGGGGGGAAGGGTGCCGATCTTCGAACGGTTCTTCCTGGGAGGGCCTTACAGCATCCGGGGGTTCCCGTCGCGCACCGTGTCGCCGAAGGATTCGAACACGGGGGAGCTCATCGGCGGCAACAAAGAACTGATCGCGAACATGGAATACATCTTTCCGCTGTTCAACGAGATCGGCTTCAAGGGGGTCGTGTTCTTCGACGCGGGCAACGCCTACCGCCAGGGGGATTGGCCCTGGAACGGTCCGCAGTTAAAATATTCCGCGGGGGTGGGAGTGCGGTGGTATTCGCCCATGGGCCCCCTCCGCTTCGAGTGGGGATGGAACCTCCATCCGGCGCCTGGAGAGAACCGGAGGGTGGCGGAGTTCACGATAGGGACGGCATTCTAA
- a CDS encoding UDP-3-O-(3-hydroxymyristoyl)glucosamine N-acyltransferase yields the protein MRLSDLAARIGARLTGEGDAMVTGVAPIEEAGPGQVTFLANPKYMRFARESMASAIIAKDRVEGARAAFLLSENPYLTFACVVELFHPPVRRPAGISPASSVHSGARLGKDVTVSPFVVVEEGAVVGDRTVLYPGVIVGEGAVVGEDCLFYPHVVLYHDVRVGSRVILHAGCVIGCDGFGFAPSREGYRKIPQVGTVEIGDDVEIGANTTVDRAVLGVTRIGRGTKLDNLVQVGHNVTIGKDTVIAALTGIAGSCRIGNRVMIGGQAGLAGHLEVEDGILLGAKCGVAHTLRASEARVWSGIPAIPHPTWLRMAMLLPKLPELFRRVKRLEDAKLPKGEK from the coding sequence ATCCGTCTGTCCGACCTGGCGGCGCGCATAGGGGCGCGCTTGACGGGGGAAGGCGATGCGATGGTGACCGGGGTTGCACCCATCGAGGAGGCCGGGCCCGGGCAGGTGACGTTCCTCGCGAATCCGAAGTACATGCGCTTCGCCCGCGAGTCGATGGCTTCCGCGATCATCGCGAAAGACCGCGTCGAGGGGGCGCGTGCGGCCTTCCTCCTTTCCGAGAACCCGTATCTCACGTTTGCTTGCGTGGTTGAGCTGTTTCACCCCCCGGTACGCCGGCCCGCGGGGATTTCACCCGCTTCCAGCGTCCACTCCGGGGCGCGGCTGGGAAAGGACGTGACCGTTTCCCCCTTCGTCGTCGTGGAGGAGGGAGCCGTCGTCGGCGACCGGACCGTCCTGTACCCGGGCGTCATTGTGGGCGAAGGTGCTGTCGTGGGGGAGGATTGCCTGTTCTACCCGCACGTCGTTCTCTACCACGACGTGCGCGTAGGGTCCCGCGTGATCCTCCATGCGGGGTGTGTCATCGGGTGCGACGGGTTCGGTTTTGCACCTTCCCGTGAGGGATACCGGAAGATTCCCCAGGTAGGGACGGTGGAAATCGGGGACGACGTCGAGATCGGGGCCAACACCACCGTGGACCGGGCGGTCCTCGGCGTGACGCGAATCGGCAGGGGGACCAAGCTCGACAACCTGGTGCAGGTGGGGCACAACGTCACGATCGGGAAGGACACGGTGATCGCCGCGCTGACCGGAATCGCTGGCAGCTGCAGGATCGGCAACCGCGTGATGATCGGCGGCCAGGCGGGTCTGGCGGGGCACCTCGAGGTGGAGGACGGGATCCTGCTGGGAGCAAAGTGCGGAGTTGCACACACGCTACGCGCGTCGGAGGCGCGGGTCTGGTCGGGGATTCCCGCGATTCCGCATCCGACGTGGCTGCGGATGGCGATGCTGTTGCCGAAGCTGCCGGAGCTGTTCCGGCGGGTGAAGCGCCTGGAGGATGCCAAACTTCCGAAGGGGGAGAAATAA
- a CDS encoding 3-hydroxyacyl-[acyl-carrier-protein] dehydratase FabZ — protein sequence MFTIQEIMDLLPHRYPFLLVDRIVEWEPGRRIVGLKNVTINEPFFVGHFPGHPIMPGVLIVEALAQAGGILALKALGGEKKLAYFAGIDNCRFRRPVVPGDQILLNVTITAHKGPVWKIHGEARVGDALVAEADLTATIRESFGDPTQEGAVK from the coding sequence ATGTTCACCATCCAGGAGATCATGGATCTCTTACCGCATCGCTATCCGTTCCTTCTGGTGGACCGGATCGTCGAGTGGGAGCCCGGAAGGCGTATCGTAGGGCTCAAGAACGTCACGATCAACGAGCCGTTTTTCGTCGGCCATTTTCCCGGGCATCCGATCATGCCCGGCGTCCTGATCGTGGAGGCGCTGGCGCAGGCCGGGGGAATCCTCGCCCTGAAGGCGCTCGGCGGAGAAAAGAAGCTCGCCTACTTCGCCGGGATCGACAACTGCAGGTTCCGGCGGCCGGTGGTCCCAGGAGACCAGATCCTGCTGAACGTCACGATCACCGCCCACAAGGGGCCCGTGTGGAAGATCCACGGGGAAGCGCGGGTGGGGGACGCCCTGGTTGCCGAGGCCGACTTGACCGCAACGATCCGCGAGTCCTTCGGCGACCCCACCCAGGAGGGAGCGGTGAAATGA
- a CDS encoding acyl-[acyl-carrier-protein]--UDP-N-acetylglucosamine O-acyltransferase, whose product MIHPTAIIDPDARLGEGVEVGPYTVIGPKVTIGDGCSISSHVQIASHVRMGKRNRVSSFASIGAPPQDLKFKGEDTWVEIGEGTTVREYVTVNRGTAQGAGVTRVGNNTLLMAYCHLAHDCQVGSRVVMANAATLGGHVEVGDGAIIGGLVGVHQFVRIGEYAIVGALSGIPQDVPPYVIAVVARPQKAPSLYGLNHIGLKRNQFTEEVISALKKAYRILFRSGAPMRDAVAKVEAEVELLPEVRRLLDFIRSSKRGVLR is encoded by the coding sequence ATGATTCATCCCACGGCAATCATCGATCCGGATGCACGCCTGGGAGAAGGCGTGGAGGTGGGCCCCTACACCGTGATCGGCCCGAAGGTGACGATCGGCGACGGGTGCTCGATCAGCTCCCACGTCCAGATTGCCTCGCACGTCCGCATGGGGAAGAGGAACCGGGTGTCCTCGTTCGCATCGATCGGCGCCCCCCCGCAGGACCTGAAGTTCAAGGGAGAGGACACCTGGGTGGAGATCGGGGAAGGGACTACGGTCCGGGAGTATGTGACGGTGAACCGCGGGACTGCGCAGGGTGCGGGGGTGACCCGGGTCGGGAACAACACGCTGCTCATGGCCTACTGCCACCTCGCGCACGACTGCCAGGTGGGGAGCCGCGTGGTGATGGCGAACGCCGCCACGCTGGGCGGGCACGTGGAGGTCGGCGACGGGGCGATCATCGGCGGGCTCGTCGGGGTTCACCAGTTCGTCCGCATCGGGGAATATGCGATCGTGGGTGCGCTTTCCGGGATTCCGCAGGACGTTCCGCCGTACGTGATCGCCGTTGTTGCCCGCCCCCAGAAGGCGCCATCTCTCTACGGACTGAACCACATCGGCCTCAAGCGGAACCAGTTCACGGAAGAGGTCATCTCCGCGCTGAAGAAAGCCTATCGGATCCTGTTCCGTTCCGGGGCCCCGATGCGGGACGCCGTAGCGAAGGTGGAGGCGGAGGTGGAGCTCCTTCCCGAGGTGCGGCGCCTCCTCGACTTCATCCGGTCGAGCAAGCGCGGGGTCCTGAGGTAA
- a CDS encoding lipid-A-disaccharide synthase has product MSPAPKTLFIICGEPSGETYAASVARAFRRRFPLAPMEGIGSSGLASEGVRLLLDYGSISVVGILEVARHLPAVVSALRDAKRRVGRPDVGALLLVDFPDFNFRVGREAHRRNVPVIYYIPPQLWAWRRGRARELAAFTKGVVVPFPFEETILREQGVNVRFAGHPLLEELAPYLDAAPDPARFGIPAGKRVVGLLPGSRTGEIRAHFPVLADAARRIAGEFPDVHFAVPLASPRFRGAIEQELRGEELPLTVVEDGRYLLFRGMAAAVAASGTATLELALLGVPHVIVYRTSEVTYRIGKRLAKVSSIGLPNIVAGEPFLPELIQGEFRPERVAAELRALLLEPARRESLAARCRSLREKLSGSGPSEAVVDLLANAAGESWG; this is encoded by the coding sequence TTGAGCCCTGCGCCCAAGACCCTTTTCATTATCTGCGGCGAGCCGTCGGGAGAAACTTATGCGGCGAGCGTGGCGCGCGCTTTCCGCCGGCGCTTCCCGCTCGCCCCGATGGAGGGGATCGGAAGCTCCGGGCTCGCGTCGGAAGGAGTCCGGCTCCTGCTGGATTACGGGTCGATCTCGGTAGTCGGAATTCTCGAGGTGGCGCGGCATCTCCCGGCGGTCGTTTCCGCGCTGCGGGACGCGAAGCGCCGCGTCGGCCGTCCCGACGTGGGAGCGCTGCTCCTCGTCGATTTCCCGGACTTCAATTTCCGGGTCGGCAGGGAGGCGCATCGGAGGAACGTCCCGGTGATCTACTACATCCCCCCGCAGCTGTGGGCGTGGAGAAGGGGAAGGGCACGGGAACTCGCGGCCTTCACGAAAGGGGTCGTGGTCCCGTTTCCGTTCGAGGAAACGATCCTCAGGGAACAGGGAGTGAACGTCCGGTTCGCAGGACATCCGCTGCTGGAGGAGCTGGCTCCGTATCTGGACGCGGCGCCGGATCCCGCCCGGTTCGGCATCCCGGCGGGGAAAAGGGTCGTGGGGCTGCTGCCGGGGAGCCGGACCGGGGAGATCCGCGCCCATTTCCCGGTCCTGGCGGACGCGGCGCGGCGGATCGCGGGGGAATTTCCCGACGTCCATTTCGCGGTTCCCTTGGCGTCGCCTCGTTTTCGCGGCGCAATCGAGCAGGAGCTGCGCGGGGAAGAACTTCCCCTGACCGTCGTCGAGGACGGGCGCTATCTCCTTTTCCGCGGGATGGCCGCGGCCGTCGCCGCTTCCGGCACGGCGACGCTGGAACTCGCGCTCCTGGGCGTGCCGCACGTCATCGTGTACCGTACGTCGGAGGTCACTTACCGGATCGGGAAGCGCCTGGCGAAGGTCTCGTCCATCGGGCTGCCGAACATCGTCGCGGGCGAGCCGTTTCTGCCCGAGCTGATCCAGGGGGAGTTCCGCCCCGAACGGGTCGCGGCGGAGCTTCGCGCCCTGCTGTTGGAACCTGCGCGCAGGGAATCCCTGGCTGCCCGCTGCAGGTCCCTTCGGGAGAAGCTATCGGGCTCCGGCCCTTCGGAGGCGGTCGTCGATCTGCTGGCGAACGCAGCGGGGGAATCATGGGGATGA
- a CDS encoding lipid A export permease/ATP-binding protein MsbA yields MTIYRRMLEYVRPYTPRLLLAMLFMVCVSAFHGSIAFLVKPALDDIFIKKDASRLVLIPFLVLAVYLLKAVFEFSQGYLMSGVGQRVIRDIRERLYRHLQSLSLSFYTRHPTGVLMSRVLNDVALMQGAVTEAVTGLIKDFFTGLFLIGVVFYRDWQLALIALVAFPLAFWPIAKFGRKLRRTSIKTQEVTGVLTSHLQETISGAKLVKAFGAEEYEVERFAARNTDLFRLSMKIVKVQALTSPMSETFAGIGAAAVIFYGGYSVVNGHSTPGNFFSFMTALFMLYEPVKRLSRVNNVIQQGIAAATRVFEVMDTLPEVEEKPNASALPPVSREIEYDQVDFRYQGEGDYILKDITLRVPAGTMVAIVGSSGAGKTTLVDLLPRFYDPQNGAIRIDGVDIRDVSLLSLRARIGVVSQHTILFNDTVRANIAYGMPDAPLSKVEAAARQANADGFISRLRDGYDTVVGEQGLKLSGGERQRLAIARALLKDAPILILDEATSALDSESEGVVQEALDTLMRGRTTFVIAHRLSTVRNASMIVVVEEGRIVEKGSHEELLSGDTRYRSFYLKQFEERKSGAATGAGPA; encoded by the coding sequence ATGACGATCTACCGGCGGATGCTGGAATACGTCCGTCCGTACACGCCGCGGCTGCTCCTGGCAATGCTGTTCATGGTGTGCGTGTCGGCATTCCACGGCTCGATCGCATTCCTCGTCAAACCCGCACTGGACGACATCTTTATCAAGAAGGACGCATCGCGGCTCGTCCTCATTCCCTTCCTGGTACTCGCGGTCTACCTCCTGAAGGCCGTTTTCGAGTTTTCCCAGGGCTATCTCATGAGCGGCGTCGGCCAGCGGGTCATCCGGGACATCCGGGAGCGCCTGTATCGGCACCTGCAGTCGCTCTCGCTGTCCTTCTACACGCGACACCCCACGGGCGTGCTCATGTCCCGCGTTCTGAACGACGTGGCGCTCATGCAGGGTGCGGTCACCGAGGCCGTCACGGGACTCATCAAGGACTTCTTCACGGGATTGTTCCTGATCGGGGTGGTCTTCTACCGGGACTGGCAGCTGGCCCTCATTGCCCTCGTGGCTTTCCCGCTGGCCTTCTGGCCGATCGCGAAATTCGGCCGGAAGCTGCGCAGGACCAGCATCAAGACCCAGGAGGTCACCGGCGTCTTGACGTCCCACCTCCAGGAGACGATCAGCGGGGCCAAGCTGGTGAAAGCGTTCGGCGCGGAGGAATACGAGGTGGAGCGTTTCGCCGCGCGGAACACCGACCTCTTCCGGCTGAGCATGAAGATCGTGAAAGTGCAGGCGCTCACCTCGCCGATGTCGGAAACCTTTGCCGGGATCGGTGCGGCCGCGGTGATCTTCTACGGCGGCTACAGCGTGGTGAACGGCCACAGCACCCCCGGAAACTTCTTCTCGTTCATGACGGCGCTCTTCATGTTGTACGAGCCCGTCAAGCGCCTCTCCCGCGTCAACAACGTCATCCAGCAGGGGATCGCCGCCGCGACGCGGGTCTTCGAGGTGATGGACACCCTGCCCGAGGTGGAGGAAAAGCCAAACGCATCGGCGCTTCCCCCCGTGAGCCGGGAAATCGAGTACGACCAGGTCGATTTCCGCTACCAGGGGGAAGGGGACTATATCCTGAAGGACATTACGCTGCGGGTGCCGGCGGGCACCATGGTGGCCATCGTCGGTTCCAGCGGCGCGGGCAAGACGACGCTCGTCGATCTCCTTCCCCGCTTCTACGATCCCCAGAACGGCGCGATCCGAATCGACGGCGTGGACATCCGGGACGTTTCGTTGTTGTCCCTGCGCGCGCGAATCGGCGTCGTGAGCCAGCACACGATCCTCTTCAACGACACGGTCCGGGCCAACATCGCATACGGCATGCCGGATGCACCTCTCTCGAAGGTCGAAGCAGCAGCGCGGCAGGCGAACGCGGACGGTTTCATCTCCCGGCTGCGCGACGGGTACGACACGGTGGTCGGGGAGCAGGGCCTGAAGCTCTCCGGGGGTGAGCGGCAGCGCTTGGCCATCGCCCGCGCCCTGCTGAAGGACGCCCCGATCCTCATCCTGGACGAGGCCACTTCCGCTCTCGATTCGGAGTCCGAAGGCGTCGTCCAGGAGGCGCTGGATACGCTCATGCGGGGTCGGACCACGTTTGTCATCGCCCACCGTCTCTCCACGGTCAGGAACGCGAGCATGATCGTCGTCGTGGAGGAGGGGAGGATCGTGGAGAAAGGGTCCCACGAGGAATTGCTCTCCGGGGATACGCGATACCGCTCGTTCTACCTGAAACAGTTCGAGGAGCGGAAGTCCGGGGCCGCGACCGGCGCCGGACCGGCTTGA
- a CDS encoding tetraacyldisaccharide 4'-kinase: protein MIGPFSSLRRAMYRRGILRSESLPRPVVSVGNLAAGGSGKTPHVRFLASWMTGLGLKVAVLTRGYGRESRGIVWVSRGGGPLVSARMGGDEPVLLAGSLPGVPVLAGEARVQAGMECLRRQEVDVFLLDDAFQHLSLRRDADILLVDAGRGLGNRLTLPLGPLREPAGNARFADALVVTKCAGLAQGEGVAATVPFPADRPRAFSRLVARSLVERGGAESPLPSPGVEVVAFCGLARNDQFSATLRESGFVIRKFMGYADHHWYRTSEIGKIASAAGGLTVLTTEKDLVRLPDRLPFDVKAVRVGVEFLAGWDSLSRFLLERMRFAGGA from the coding sequence GTGATTGGGCCGTTCTCGAGCCTGAGAAGGGCGATGTACAGGCGGGGGATCCTGCGGTCCGAATCGCTTCCCCGTCCCGTGGTGAGTGTCGGCAACCTCGCGGCGGGCGGATCCGGCAAGACGCCGCACGTCCGGTTTCTCGCGTCGTGGATGACCGGACTTGGCCTGAAGGTTGCGGTGCTGACCCGTGGATACGGGCGGGAGAGCCGGGGGATCGTCTGGGTCTCGCGCGGAGGCGGTCCGCTCGTTTCCGCGCGCATGGGCGGTGACGAGCCGGTCCTTCTTGCGGGATCCCTCCCGGGAGTCCCCGTGCTGGCCGGCGAGGCCCGCGTGCAGGCGGGGATGGAATGTCTCCGCAGGCAGGAGGTGGACGTCTTTCTCCTGGACGACGCTTTCCAGCATCTTTCCCTCCGGCGGGACGCCGACATCCTGCTGGTCGATGCCGGGCGAGGGCTGGGGAACCGACTTACCTTACCGCTCGGCCCTCTCCGCGAGCCGGCCGGGAACGCGCGCTTCGCCGACGCTCTCGTCGTGACCAAGTGCGCCGGCTTGGCGCAGGGGGAGGGCGTGGCGGCGACCGTCCCGTTTCCCGCAGATCGCCCCCGGGCATTCTCGCGCCTGGTCGCCCGGTCGCTGGTGGAACGCGGAGGAGCGGAATCGCCCCTTCCTTCTCCGGGGGTGGAAGTGGTCGCTTTTTGCGGGCTGGCCCGCAACGACCAGTTTTCGGCGACCCTGCGGGAGTCTGGATTCGTCATACGGAAATTCATGGGTTATGCCGACCACCACTGGTACCGGACCTCGGAGATCGGGAAGATCGCGTCGGCCGCGGGAGGCCTGACGGTGCTGACGACGGAGAAGGATCTCGTGCGGCTTCCCGATCGACTCCCCTTCGACGTAAAGGCGGTTCGCGTCGGCGTGGAGTTCCTGGCCGGCTGGGATTCCCTGTCGCGTTTCCTCCTTGAAAGGATGCGTTTCGCGGGGGGCGCATGA
- a CDS encoding YicC family protein: protein MTGFGRGEAHREDVAVTAEIRSINHRFLDVHVRCPAKFLSWEPRIRGLVRESLRRGKVDVFLNVREWGKTGTVVRVNRPVLDSFLAEAARIREDCGIPLELTFRDLLGVPDIFVFVSEGADPAEEHWGIAEATMRNALSMLQASRREEGERLRQHIGEAVAGLASVAEQIEGLFKENKELAIAKFKERIQSLSGEPGVDPIRIQQEVAFLIDRLDITEECVRLRSHLAGLAKLLGGHGEAVGKRFDFLVQETFRELTTASNKSAHAGISELAVTAKTEMEKIREQIQNVE from the coding sequence ATGACGGGATTCGGCCGGGGCGAGGCACACCGGGAGGATGTCGCCGTCACGGCGGAGATCCGGTCGATCAACCACCGGTTCCTGGATGTCCACGTCCGCTGCCCAGCGAAATTCCTTTCCTGGGAGCCCCGGATCCGCGGGCTGGTCCGGGAGTCGCTGAGGCGGGGGAAAGTGGACGTCTTCCTGAACGTCCGGGAGTGGGGGAAAACCGGTACGGTCGTCCGGGTGAACCGCCCCGTCCTGGATTCCTTCCTGGCGGAAGCCGCACGCATCCGGGAGGATTGCGGCATACCGCTCGAGTTGACGTTTCGGGACCTGCTGGGGGTCCCGGACATTTTCGTATTTGTCTCGGAGGGGGCTGATCCCGCAGAGGAACACTGGGGTATTGCCGAGGCCACCATGCGAAACGCCCTCTCCATGCTGCAGGCGTCCAGGCGGGAAGAGGGAGAGAGGCTCCGCCAGCACATCGGGGAAGCGGTCGCGGGGCTGGCATCGGTCGCGGAGCAGATTGAAGGCTTATTCAAAGAAAACAAGGAACTTGCAATTGCCAAATTCAAGGAAAGGATTCAGTCTCTTTCGGGTGAGCCCGGCGTGGATCCGATCCGCATTCAGCAGGAAGTGGCTTTTCTTATTGACCGGCTCGACATCACGGAGGAATGCGTCCGCCTGCGCTCCCACCTTGCGGGTCTGGCGAAATTGCTGGGTGGGCACGGTGAGGCGGTCGGGAAGCGGTTCGATTTTCTCGTCCAGGAAACCTTCCGGGAGCTGACCACCGCATCCAACAAGTCCGCCCATGCTGGGATTTCGGAGCTGGCGGTGACGGCGAAGACCGAGATGGAAAAGATCCGGGAACAGATACAGAACGTGGAGTAG
- a CDS encoding guanylate kinase, whose product MEQGDVFVISAPSGSGKTTICRYLLQRVEGLELSISYTTRPRKPGETDGKDYFFINEEKFDSMLILKEFLEYASVYGNRYGTSRAGVRSIVSRGVDAVLEIDVQGGAKVKETLPEAILVGIFPPDWETLARRLTGRGRDSREEMETRLEAAGREMRELLAYDYLLVNDDLEKAVTQAEWIVRAHRLRRERVRARMEKILNR is encoded by the coding sequence ATGGAACAAGGCGACGTGTTCGTGATATCGGCCCCTTCGGGCTCGGGGAAGACCACCATCTGCCGTTATCTCCTTCAAAGGGTGGAAGGCCTCGAGCTTTCCATCTCCTATACGACGCGCCCTCGGAAACCGGGTGAGACGGACGGGAAGGATTATTTCTTCATAAACGAGGAAAAATTTGATAGTATGTTAATTTTGAAGGAGTTTTTAGAATACGCCTCGGTCTACGGCAACCGGTACGGCACCTCGCGAGCGGGGGTGCGGTCCATCGTATCCCGCGGGGTCGACGCCGTGCTGGAAATCGACGTGCAGGGGGGGGCGAAGGTCAAGGAGACGCTCCCCGAAGCCATCCTCGTGGGGATCTTCCCGCCTGACTGGGAGACGTTGGCACGGCGCCTGACCGGAAGGGGACGCGACAGCCGCGAGGAGATGGAGACACGCCTCGAGGCGGCGGGCCGGGAAATGCGGGAGCTCCTGGCCTACGACTACCTCTTGGTCAACGACGACCTCGAAAAGGCGGTCACACAGGCGGAATGGATCGTGCGGGCACATCGCCTCCGCAGGGAGCGCGTCCGAGCGCGGATGGAAAAGATTCTCAATCGGTAA
- a CDS encoding DNA-directed RNA polymerase subunit omega produces the protein MARVTVEDCLRHVGSHFELTVVAAKRAMQLLGGAGASIDTSQRRDKPTVVALREIAQGTVRVKH, from the coding sequence ATGGCGCGAGTAACGGTGGAAGATTGTCTGCGTCACGTTGGCAGCCATTTCGAGCTGACCGTGGTGGCGGCAAAACGGGCCATGCAGCTCCTGGGCGGAGCGGGCGCGTCGATCGACACGTCCCAGCGAAGGGATAAACCGACCGTAGTGGCGCTCCGGGAGATCGCACAGGGGACGGTGCGGGTCAAACACTAA